Proteins encoded together in one Desulfosporosinus meridiei DSM 13257 window:
- a CDS encoding ASKHA domain-containing protein: MNYHRVVFQPGDVLLEVPEGKNLKEAMNDAGLEFDFPCGGRGTCGKCRVRISKGLAAPVPREQEIIQAQELDAGIRLACLTTVDNDLLVELPNKNQLKHNILITSEARSFQIAPHLQKLYLEIEKPSREAHSSDWHRLKDSLIKQGYKERALESEISIFRKMPDVLREADNRVTAVMYGSEVVGIEPLDSRNTLLGMAFDIGTTTIVGYLLDLSSGEELNVVSALNPQTAFGADVISRLTFASHEESGLNKLHNAVIEAINKLIAEAIQKTSIGREHIYGISIAANTCMHHIFLGINPQSIAVSPYVPALSEPLVLDASDLKIDINQAGKVFVLPNIAGFVGADTVAVLLSTELDQSKDIKLVIDIGTNGEIALGSREKIVACSAAAGPAFEGAQISSGMRGAVGAIDHVYYRERLEYGVIGGGKPLGVCGSALLDTVAGLVELGILNKRGKILAPDQLTNPVAQRFKENLIEYEGQGAFLLARENETGHGRPIMITQSDIRELQMAKGAMAAGVRVLLDAYGIQVQDIQEVLLAGAFGNYLNPHSACVIGLIPPELESKIKMIGNAAGTGAKLALLSADEYRRARDIAEDVKFVELGSYPRFNSIFGECTYFKVP; this comes from the coding sequence GTGAACTATCACAGAGTGGTTTTTCAACCAGGTGACGTGCTGCTGGAAGTGCCGGAAGGTAAAAATCTGAAAGAGGCCATGAATGATGCAGGTTTGGAGTTCGATTTTCCCTGCGGCGGCAGAGGAACATGCGGGAAATGTCGGGTCAGAATTTCTAAGGGATTGGCCGCACCGGTTCCTAGAGAACAAGAGATAATTCAAGCTCAAGAATTAGATGCAGGTATTCGCTTAGCCTGTTTAACTACTGTAGACAATGATTTGCTAGTTGAACTTCCAAACAAAAATCAACTTAAACACAATATCCTAATAACATCTGAGGCCAGGTCTTTCCAAATTGCTCCCCACCTGCAAAAACTGTATCTTGAAATTGAAAAACCCTCCCGTGAGGCTCACAGTTCTGATTGGCATCGCCTAAAGGATAGTTTAATAAAACAGGGCTACAAGGAGCGTGCATTGGAATCAGAGATTTCAATTTTCAGGAAGATGCCGGATGTGCTTAGGGAGGCGGATAACCGTGTCACTGCTGTTATGTATGGCAGTGAAGTAGTTGGGATCGAACCGCTGGATTCTAGGAATACATTGCTGGGAATGGCCTTTGATATCGGAACCACTACTATTGTGGGCTATCTCCTCGATCTGTCTTCTGGGGAAGAGTTGAATGTAGTTTCGGCCCTTAATCCACAGACGGCTTTTGGGGCCGATGTTATTTCCCGCCTTACCTTTGCAAGCCATGAAGAAAGTGGTTTAAACAAACTGCACAACGCAGTGATTGAAGCTATTAATAAACTTATTGCCGAGGCAATCCAGAAGACCTCTATTGGAAGAGAGCACATCTATGGCATCTCTATAGCAGCAAATACTTGTATGCATCATATCTTTTTAGGCATAAATCCCCAGAGCATTGCAGTATCTCCCTATGTTCCTGCTCTCAGCGAGCCTTTGGTTTTAGATGCTTCAGACCTTAAGATTGACATTAATCAGGCAGGAAAGGTTTTTGTGCTGCCGAATATTGCTGGTTTTGTGGGGGCTGACACGGTAGCTGTGTTATTGAGCACTGAGTTAGATCAGAGTAAAGATATTAAGCTTGTTATTGATATCGGGACTAATGGCGAAATTGCCCTTGGCTCAAGAGAAAAGATAGTTGCCTGTTCAGCTGCAGCTGGCCCTGCCTTTGAGGGTGCCCAAATTAGCAGTGGGATGAGGGGCGCTGTGGGGGCGATTGATCATGTTTATTATCGAGAAAGGCTTGAGTATGGGGTCATAGGAGGAGGCAAACCTTTGGGAGTGTGCGGCTCCGCTTTACTGGATACCGTTGCCGGATTAGTAGAACTTGGTATCCTGAATAAGAGAGGTAAAATCTTAGCACCTGACCAATTAACAAATCCTGTGGCTCAAAGATTTAAGGAAAACCTTATTGAGTATGAGGGACAAGGGGCTTTTCTGCTTGCTAGGGAAAATGAAACAGGGCATGGCAGACCCATTATGATTACCCAGAGTGATATACGAGAACTTCAGATGGCCAAGGGGGCTATGGCTGCCGGGGTAAGGGTCTTACTGGATGCCTATGGCATTCAGGTTCAAGATATTCAAGAAGTACTTTTGGCTGGGGCCTTTGGAAACTACTTAAACCCACATAGTGCTTGTGTCATCGGATTAATTCCTCCTGAGCTGGAAAGCAAGATTAAGATGATCGGCAATGCGGCGGGTACCGGTGCAAAGTTGGCATTGCTATCGGCCGATGAATATCGAAGGGCAAGGGATATTGCTGAAGATGTAAAGTTTGTGGAATTAGGCAGTTACCCAAGATTTAATAGTATTTTTGGAGAATGCACTTATTTTAAAGTTCCATAA
- a CDS encoding GntR family transcriptional regulator gives MGDPVYIKIVEDIKKKVNSAELKPGDTVPPEAALCKEYGVSRMTVRKGLAILSSEGYIYSVPGKGSYVQKPEVNKYTLYYDEMNNPINSVDKARLLEVTIIMPDEKLADELQITRNKHVIMIRRLFYTDGSPVAYDVKYLLYNKGMPIVEKEIEQATFQEMVANSLPIFALKKKISISAEIPNEDIKRYLNIYDDLALLVVKLKLYNNENKPIGIGFTSYRGDYIKLQGSSD, from the coding sequence ATGGGTGATCCAGTTTATATAAAAATTGTCGAAGATATTAAGAAGAAAGTCAACAGTGCAGAATTGAAGCCCGGTGATACCGTTCCTCCTGAAGCCGCCCTTTGTAAAGAATATGGTGTTAGCAGAATGACGGTCAGAAAAGGGTTAGCAATTTTATCGAGTGAGGGATATATTTATTCTGTTCCGGGTAAAGGAAGTTATGTCCAAAAACCAGAAGTTAACAAATATACGTTATATTATGATGAGATGAATAACCCAATTAATAGTGTGGATAAGGCAAGATTGTTGGAAGTAACGATTATCATGCCCGATGAAAAATTAGCAGATGAGTTGCAGATTACAAGAAATAAGCATGTTATTATGATTCGCAGGTTGTTCTATACCGATGGAAGCCCAGTAGCATACGATGTTAAATATCTGCTGTATAACAAAGGGATGCCTATCGTTGAAAAAGAGATTGAACAGGCTACATTCCAGGAAATGGTGGCAAATTCTTTGCCTATTTTTGCACTAAAGAAAAAGATAAGTATTAGTGCAGAGATACCTAATGAAGATATTAAAAGATATCTCAATATCTATGATGATCTGGCTTTACTGGTAGTTAAACTGAAACTTTACAACAATGAAAATAAACCCATTGGGATAGGCTTTACTAGTTACAGGGGAGATTATATAAAATTACAGGGTAGCAGTGATTAA
- a CDS encoding cobalamin B12-binding domain-containing protein, whose amino-acid sequence MNDFTEIKESLVSYVEQLDEEKSLELAREALNAGIDPLSLIDVMNEGMKRVGILYDSKDYFIADLIMAGMIFRQVLGLKEITDYFHRTNHKKIGKVVIGTVKGDIHDIGKDIFRYMLEANGFDVIDLGVDVAREIFIKNVQKHNPDILALSGVLTSTVDEMREIVNALKEVQLRDKVKIIIGANHLTENSFRFIGADGFATDASVGAKLCREWMNLGHGQGVEGNG is encoded by the coding sequence ATGAATGACTTTACAGAGATAAAGGAATCACTAGTCAGCTATGTGGAACAATTAGACGAAGAAAAGTCCCTGGAATTGGCTAGAGAAGCCTTAAATGCAGGGATTGATCCTCTAAGCCTGATTGATGTAATGAATGAAGGAATGAAGAGAGTAGGGATACTTTACGACTCTAAGGACTATTTTATTGCTGATCTAATCATGGCAGGGATGATTTTTAGACAAGTACTAGGGCTAAAGGAAATAACAGATTACTTCCACAGAACCAATCATAAAAAAATTGGGAAAGTAGTTATTGGAACTGTCAAAGGAGATATCCACGATATTGGAAAAGATATTTTCAGGTATATGTTAGAGGCCAATGGCTTTGATGTAATTGATTTGGGAGTAGATGTAGCGAGAGAAATCTTTATTAAAAATGTCCAAAAGCATAATCCGGATATTTTGGCCCTTAGTGGTGTTTTAACGAGCACCGTAGATGAAATGCGAGAAATCGTAAACGCTTTGAAGGAAGTTCAGCTTAGAGATAAGGTTAAGATCATTATTGGTGCTAATCATCTAACGGAGAATTCTTTCAGGTTCATAGGTGCGGATGGATTTGCTACAGATGCTTCAGTAGGCGCTAAATTGTGTAGGGAATGGATGAATCTTGGCCACGGGCAAGGAGTAGAAGGTAATGGGTGA
- a CDS encoding LysM peptidoglycan-binding domain-containing protein produces the protein MYSIAQKFGVKLADLIKANPQISDPNVIYPSDVLCLPGQIPSQLTLPCSVLLTPTAQIPSGIIANAIAYIGPTGNHTISIVSNLLAPSFLGNYSSYAAYIDNILSKPLYETTNEPTPSWASTIDLGTLKILPNIRLIISANQGDMSPPPGDHILFEGIFSCF, from the coding sequence ATGTATTCAATCGCTCAAAAATTCGGAGTAAAACTTGCTGACTTAATTAAAGCTAACCCTCAAATATCTGATCCAAATGTAATTTATCCGAGTGATGTTTTATGCTTGCCTGGGCAGATACCGAGTCAATTAACGTTACCATGTTCCGTCCTACTTACGCCTACGGCACAAATACCATCTGGTATCATTGCCAACGCTATTGCCTATATCGGCCCAACTGGTAATCATACTATAAGTATTGTCTCTAACCTGCTGGCTCCGTCATTTTTGGGGAATTACTCCAGCTACGCTGCCTATATAGACAATATCCTATCAAAACCGCTATACGAAACAACAAATGAGCCAACTCCCTCTTGGGCAAGCACTATAGATTTAGGAACGCTGAAAATCCTTCCAAACATCAGATTAATAATTAGTGCTAATCAGGGTGATATGAGTCCGCCCCCAGGAGACCATATTTTATTTGAAGGAATTTTTAGTTGCTTTTGA
- a CDS encoding DUF1638 domain-containing protein: MSLKIIACEVMKEELLGVASGRDIDFEFLPQGKHNYPDKLGQELQGILDGLRGYSHVILAFGLCGNATKNLRAGDFKLTIPRVHDCIPLLLGSQESYDKHHREEVGTLYLSCGWTNSEGSVLGEYKRTLEKYGAKKAARIYDMMYSGYKRVLFIRTGVANEENYLKISKEIGELLKLDHQIIQGDLTYIERLVNGPWPDGEFINIPAYGSIEESYFMR, translated from the coding sequence ATGAGTCTGAAAATAATTGCCTGTGAGGTCATGAAAGAAGAACTGCTCGGAGTTGCTTCAGGTCGGGATATTGATTTTGAGTTTCTTCCCCAAGGAAAGCATAATTATCCGGATAAATTAGGTCAGGAATTGCAAGGTATTTTAGATGGGTTAAGGGGTTATTCACATGTTATCCTGGCCTTTGGTCTGTGCGGCAATGCAACAAAGAATTTACGGGCGGGTGATTTTAAGCTGACCATCCCCAGGGTTCACGACTGCATTCCCCTGTTGCTTGGCTCACAGGAAAGCTATGATAAACATCACCGGGAAGAGGTAGGAACCTTGTATTTGTCCTGTGGTTGGACAAACAGCGAAGGCTCTGTTCTGGGAGAGTATAAGCGTACTCTTGAAAAGTATGGGGCCAAAAAGGCTGCTCGAATCTATGACATGATGTATAGTGGTTATAAGCGGGTATTATTTATTCGGACAGGAGTTGCAAATGAAGAAAACTATCTGAAGATCTCCAAAGAGATCGGAGAATTACTAAAATTGGATCATCAAATTATCCAAGGGGATTTGACATATATTGAAAGGCTAGTCAATGGGCCTTGGCCTGACGGGGAGTTTATTAACATTCCTGCCTACGGAAGCATTGAGGAGTCTTATTTTATGAGGTGA
- a CDS encoding acetate--CoA ligase family protein, which produces MLRIRPEPHRYDRQVHDSSTNTIDLLGISKNLLASFGIPVTKESLAQNEDEAAFMARQIGYPVVLKVDSPDIPHKTEANALMLNLSSEEDVRRAYKIVLQNATKHKPSARINGVLVQEMLSEGIEVIIGVTRDKVFGPTIMFGLGGIYVEVLKDVSFRVAPLSPGDARDMIEEIKGFGLLKGVRGKPPADLDALVDVIMKVSAMVTELKDRVEELDINPLIVYPAQMGAKAADAMVVLRSS; this is translated from the coding sequence ATTCTTCGCATCCGCCCAGAACCCCATCGATATGACAGGCAAGTTCATGACTCATCCACAAATACTATTGACCTGCTAGGGATATCTAAGAACCTCCTAGCCAGTTTCGGCATTCCGGTTACCAAGGAAAGCTTGGCCCAAAATGAGGATGAGGCTGCTTTCATGGCTAGGCAGATAGGATATCCTGTAGTTCTCAAGGTGGATTCACCGGATATTCCGCACAAAACCGAAGCAAATGCTTTAATGCTTAATCTGTCCTCGGAAGAAGATGTAAGAAGGGCGTACAAGATTGTACTGCAAAATGCAACAAAACATAAGCCGAGTGCCAGGATTAATGGGGTCTTAGTTCAAGAAATGTTGTCGGAGGGTATTGAAGTAATAATTGGGGTTACCAGGGACAAAGTATTTGGTCCAACTATTATGTTTGGCTTGGGCGGAATTTACGTAGAAGTGTTAAAAGATGTTTCCTTCCGTGTAGCACCACTTAGTCCCGGAGATGCCCGGGATATGATTGAGGAAATAAAGGGTTTTGGGTTACTCAAGGGAGTAAGAGGAAAGCCGCCCGCCGATTTAGATGCGCTTGTGGATGTAATTATGAAGGTATCTGCCATGGTAACGGAACTAAAGGATCGAGTTGAAGAGCTGGATATCAACCCCTTAATAGTATATCCTGCTCAAATGGGGGCTAAGGCTGCAGATGCTATGGTTGTTCTACGAAGCAGTTAA
- a CDS encoding DUF378 domain-containing protein — protein MWSTPAREPVCEEAAFAPTLRSSSGLSRIIYTLVGLAGVYSISFLFTNNKVR, from the coding sequence ATCTGGTCAACCCCTGCCAGAGAGCCGGTATGCGAGGAGGCAGCCTTTGCTCCAACCTTAAGGTCTTCATCTGGATTAAGTAGAATTATTTATACACTAGTAGGTCTAGCAGGTGTTTACTCTATCTCTTTCCTTTTTACAAATAATAAAGTAAGGTGA
- a CDS encoding DUF2201 family putative metallopeptidase — protein sequence MFGGVAGVILPLELQAARIRLAIERPYLASAAWALQPVPKPGLTSLAVDMYWRLYYDPAVLSMWPVEVLEGALYHEICHLLRNHSERMRNYNPQLSNIAADAEINDDLICEGVKLPAQAVTPESIGQQDNLLAEEYYAALEKKEWPSSAKQAKNNPLSNSTVEKETEDAADACDRNSSKAEEGECSGSNSPEEKSELPSPGSGRCGSCATGQMASWEDKPPSKESSSGLSVTEGELIRRNVAKQIKEHTRGQGGVPGHWVRWAEDKLYPRVDWRKQLAAAVRFAAADISGKVDYTYRRPSRRQGQVGNGDVIFPSMHCPVPSVAVLADTSGSISEKMLAQTLAEISGILKSLGQKERIHVLAVDQTVEFCHRVFRPEQIKLAGGGGTDMGVGLEAASRLKPRPQLGIVITDGVTPWPDRPPRGMKVIVALYGDRSAPAWANVIHICS from the coding sequence ATGTTTGGAGGTGTTGCAGGCGTGATTCTCCCTCTTGAGCTGCAGGCTGCCCGTATCCGCCTAGCGATAGAACGTCCCTATTTGGCTTCTGCTGCCTGGGCCCTCCAGCCGGTGCCAAAGCCTGGCTTGACATCACTGGCCGTCGATATGTATTGGAGACTCTACTACGATCCTGCCGTATTATCCATGTGGCCGGTGGAAGTACTCGAAGGCGCTTTATACCATGAAATTTGTCATCTTCTCCGCAATCACTCGGAAAGGATGAGAAACTATAATCCCCAATTAAGCAATATCGCTGCTGACGCGGAAATTAATGACGACCTCATCTGTGAAGGCGTTAAGCTTCCGGCTCAAGCAGTAACTCCCGAATCTATCGGACAACAGGATAATCTCCTAGCTGAGGAATACTATGCAGCCTTGGAGAAAAAGGAATGGCCGTCATCAGCCAAGCAAGCAAAGAATAATCCACTGTCAAATTCAACAGTGGAAAAAGAAACTGAAGACGCAGCTGATGCTTGTGATCGGAACTCTTCAAAGGCTGAAGAAGGAGAGTGCAGTGGTTCTAATTCACCGGAAGAAAAAAGTGAACTTCCTTCACCAGGATCAGGCCGGTGCGGCTCTTGTGCAACCGGTCAAATGGCGTCTTGGGAGGATAAACCGCCTAGCAAAGAGTCTTCCTCGGGTCTAAGTGTAACGGAGGGAGAATTAATCCGCCGGAATGTTGCCAAGCAAATCAAGGAACATACAAGAGGTCAAGGCGGTGTACCTGGTCATTGGGTCCGCTGGGCGGAAGATAAGCTTTATCCAAGAGTAGACTGGCGAAAACAGCTTGCAGCAGCTGTTCGATTTGCAGCAGCGGATATAAGCGGAAAAGTAGATTATACCTATCGTCGGCCCTCGCGCCGTCAGGGACAGGTCGGAAATGGTGATGTAATTTTTCCGTCCATGCATTGTCCAGTACCTTCAGTAGCTGTTCTGGCGGATACTAGCGGAAGCATATCTGAGAAAATGCTTGCCCAGACCTTAGCCGAAATATCCGGTATCTTAAAGTCCCTGGGACAAAAGGAACGAATCCACGTTTTGGCTGTTGATCAAACTGTTGAGTTTTGCCATCGGGTGTTTCGCCCAGAACAAATCAAACTTGCGGGAGGCGGCGGAACAGACATGGGGGTTGGCTTGGAAGCTGCTTCAAGATTAAAGCCTAGGCCTCAATTGGGAATAGTTATTACTGATGGGGTTACACCATGGCCCGATCGTCCACCACGAGGGATGAAAGTAATTGTTGCTTTGTACGGAGACAGAAGCGCTCCGGCTTGGGCCAATGTAATCCATATCTGTTCCTAA